In Capillibacterium thermochitinicola, a genomic segment contains:
- a CDS encoding ExbD/TolR family protein — MFQRKPKVARLDIVPMIDIMFYLVLFFMVFTTFRTSISGIPLELPSSSQAVVLEEQRVMVTIDRQEKVYYGDEEISLAKLTERLTPLVAVNPNLLVVINADTRVTYGRLIAVMDAITEAGVAQPALAVEKKN; from the coding sequence ATGTTTCAGCGCAAACCGAAAGTTGCCCGTTTGGATATTGTCCCGATGATTGACATCATGTTCTATCTCGTGCTCTTTTTTATGGTTTTTACGACCTTTCGCACGTCAATTTCCGGGATTCCGTTGGAATTGCCCAGTTCAAGCCAGGCGGTGGTTTTGGAGGAACAACGGGTGATGGTCACTATCGACCGGCAAGAAAAAGTGTACTATGGTGATGAAGAAATCTCCTTGGCGAAACTTACGGAAAGGTTAACGCCGCTTGTTGCCGTGAATCCCAATCTATTAGTAGTGATCAATGCCGATACCCGGGTGACTTACGGGCGATTGATTGCGGTCATGGATGCGATCACCGAGGCCGGTGTTGCTCAACCGGCGTTAGCGGTTGAAAAGAAAAATTAA
- a CDS encoding MotA/TolQ/ExbB proton channel family protein, with translation MWQLFLSGGPVMFPLLFCSIMVLAITIERLWFFIGQRGDIDEIRRIVFRLMEKNAPLEAIQYLQKLNQPVARMYQAALLHYGKPQSEVEISLRDAGEVEIRKMERGLGLLNVIITAAPLLGLLGTVTGIITSLNVLRALQGVASPAQLSGGIAEALLTTAFGLIIAIPALFLQHWFNAIIEKRIQVMNQMAREFLDNYGNRGE, from the coding sequence ATGTGGCAATTGTTTTTAAGCGGCGGTCCGGTGATGTTTCCTTTATTATTCTGTTCGATCATGGTTTTGGCGATTACCATTGAGCGCCTTTGGTTTTTCATCGGTCAGCGGGGCGACATTGATGAGATCAGAAGAATCGTCTTCCGCCTGATGGAGAAGAATGCTCCTCTGGAAGCCATTCAATACTTGCAAAAATTAAACCAACCGGTGGCCCGGATGTACCAAGCCGCTTTGCTTCATTACGGTAAACCCCAGTCCGAAGTGGAAATTTCGTTGCGGGATGCGGGGGAAGTGGAGATTCGAAAGATGGAACGGGGCTTAGGGCTGCTTAATGTCATCATTACGGCGGCGCCGCTGCTTGGTTTGCTCGGAACGGTGACCGGAATTATTACCAGTCTTAATGTGTTAAGAGCATTACAAGGCGTGGCCTCGCCGGCGCAGTTAAGCGGGGGGATTGCCGAGGCCTTGTTGACAACGGCTTTTGGGTTAATTATCGCAATTCCCGCCCTCTTTTTACAGCACTGGTTCAACGCCATCATTGAGAAGCGGATCCAGGTGATGAACCAGATGGCCCGGGAGTTTCTCGACAACTACGGTAACCGAGGTGAGTAG
- a CDS encoding aminotransferase class I/II-fold pyridoxal phosphate-dependent enzyme — protein MADFMTLNNDTLRHIQKQLTLKYEEFKRKNLKLNMSRGKPCPEQLDLSAGLLEGLNGNYWAEDGTDCRNYGGLEGLPEARRLFAELLEVQPEEIIVHGNSSLALMHDLVARALFFGVDGQHAPWGQQPVKFLCPSPGYDRHFAICQFFNIEMITVPLREDGPDMDLVEELVATDETIKGIWCVPKHSNPTGITYSDQVVTRLARMKTKAPDFRIFWDNAYAWHDFTADPVPLKNILTACKEANHPDRVYIFSSTSKITYAGAGLAMVASSVQNINRLKKQMAIQTIGPNKLNQLAHVRFFKNAQNVRLHMQKHAAIIRPKFDLVLNLLQTELGDKKIATWSRPQGGYFISFDTMPGCAKKVVQMAADAGVELTKAGATFPYGIDPTDQNIRIAPTYPPLAELKTAMELFIVCVQLVSIEKILRSREVTTEEYAFLPGDEAQIV, from the coding sequence ATGGCGGATTTTATGACGTTGAATAATGATACCCTACGCCATATCCAAAAACAGTTAACCTTAAAATATGAGGAGTTCAAACGGAAAAATCTGAAACTCAATATGTCCCGTGGCAAACCTTGCCCCGAACAGCTGGATCTCTCCGCCGGCCTGTTGGAAGGTCTGAACGGGAACTACTGGGCCGAAGACGGAACCGACTGCCGGAATTACGGCGGCCTCGAAGGTTTACCGGAAGCCCGGCGCCTTTTTGCCGAATTATTGGAAGTCCAACCGGAGGAGATCATTGTCCATGGCAACTCCAGTTTGGCCCTGATGCACGATCTCGTGGCCCGGGCCCTATTCTTTGGCGTGGACGGACAGCACGCTCCCTGGGGACAACAACCCGTCAAATTCCTTTGCCCGAGTCCTGGTTACGACCGGCATTTTGCCATCTGCCAGTTTTTCAATATCGAAATGATCACCGTCCCGCTGCGGGAAGATGGCCCCGATATGGATTTAGTCGAAGAACTGGTGGCCACGGATGAAACCATCAAAGGAATCTGGTGCGTGCCCAAACATAGCAACCCCACCGGCATCACCTACTCGGACCAGGTGGTAACCCGCCTGGCGCGGATGAAAACGAAAGCCCCGGATTTCCGGATCTTTTGGGACAACGCCTACGCCTGGCATGATTTCACCGCCGATCCGGTTCCTTTAAAAAACATTCTCACCGCCTGTAAAGAAGCCAATCATCCGGACCGGGTCTATATCTTCAGCTCAACCTCGAAGATTACGTATGCCGGAGCCGGACTGGCCATGGTCGCCTCCAGTGTCCAGAACATCAACCGGCTGAAAAAACAGATGGCCATCCAAACAATCGGACCGAACAAACTAAACCAACTGGCCCACGTCCGCTTCTTTAAAAATGCGCAGAATGTTCGGTTGCACATGCAAAAACATGCGGCAATCATCCGCCCCAAATTCGATTTGGTCCTCAATCTTTTACAGACCGAACTGGGCGATAAGAAAATCGCCACCTGGAGCCGCCCGCAAGGCGGGTATTTCATCAGTTTTGACACCATGCCGGGCTGTGCCAAAAAAGTAGTGCAAATGGCGGCCGACGCCGGCGTGGAACTGACCAAAGCCGGGGCGACCTTCCCCTATGGGATTGATCCCACGGACCAAAACATCCGCATTGCCCCCACCTACCCGCCGCTGGCCGAGTTGAAAACAGCAATGGAATTGTTTATCGTCTGTGTCCAGCTGGTTAGCATCGAAAAGATTCTCAGGAGCCGGGAGGTTACGACAGAAGAATATGCCTTTCTCCCCGGCGACGAAGCACAGATTGTTTGA